In the Prochlorococcus sp. MIT 1307 genome, one interval contains:
- a CDS encoding HTTM domain-containing protein, with protein sequence MNHLTLHSMMRSFERKASTRSSAILRLGLVALVWSCFAKEMIIYRTFQQLDWFLIGTAYFIFSGMLFVGWRTKLANIGLALILNTMVLYLGVYHNHAPFRSHHANLLAMVITWLCFLPSGRSYSLDRLLSLRHAKREGKSPPKELGPVWGLKLLMAQVTILYFFTALDKSYLAYGERLEQVFQTAYFGSHLPWEGLRIVILIMAWTTVLLEYLLVIGLYIRRWHWWLMPMGVSLHILMYLLLPVGTFSLTMIFLYLAFFDPDSVHHYL encoded by the coding sequence ATGAACCACCTGACCCTCCATTCCATGATGCGAAGCTTTGAGCGCAAAGCCTCCACCCGATCATCGGCCATTTTGCGGCTAGGTCTAGTGGCCCTGGTCTGGTCATGCTTTGCCAAAGAGATGATCATCTACAGAACCTTCCAACAGCTCGACTGGTTCTTGATAGGCACTGCCTATTTCATTTTCTCAGGGATGCTCTTTGTCGGCTGGCGAACAAAACTCGCAAACATCGGCCTGGCACTGATCCTCAACACCATGGTGCTCTACCTGGGTGTCTACCACAATCACGCACCATTTCGTTCCCACCACGCAAACCTACTGGCAATGGTCATTACGTGGCTCTGCTTTCTACCCAGCGGTCGCTCCTACTCTCTGGATCGACTGCTGTCATTGCGGCATGCGAAACGTGAAGGGAAATCGCCACCGAAAGAGCTTGGACCTGTCTGGGGGCTGAAGCTCCTAATGGCCCAGGTAACCATCCTCTACTTCTTTACAGCATTGGATAAAAGCTATCTGGCTTATGGAGAGCGACTGGAACAAGTCTTTCAAACCGCATATTTCGGCTCACATCTTCCATGGGAAGGTCTTCGTATAGTAATCCTGATCATGGCCTGGACTACGGTCTTGCTGGAATATCTTCTGGTCATAGGGCTCTATATACGGAGATGGCATTGGTGGCTCATGCCAATGGGAGTCAGCCTCCACATCCTGATGTATTTGTTATTACCAGTGGGCACCTTCAGCCTGACCATGATCTTTCTCTACCTCGCGTTTTTCGATCCAGACAGCGTGCATCACTACCTATAA